TCTGTCTATGTCAAATACAGACATGAAATATGGAGCTATATACAAATTTATCTCACATTTAAGGGACTGGGATGCTCCCACGTGGATTTTTTCTTACTGGAGGAGACTTAAAATGTTAAATGCACATTGCAAAGCCAAACTTCACAGTAGTTTATGTTATAGCAAGTGCCAACCTGAATGTGTGAAAGTAATGATAGAAAGAGATATAAGGAAATGTCATATTGTACATCAGCAGCTGTTACTGAAACTGCATCTCTGTTTTCCTACTTATATTGCTTAATTTCCATCAATTAATTACTTAATTCGACAATTTACAACAATGTACAAGAGGCAAAAAACCATAATTGTATGTTTATGTTGTACCAAAATGGCTACATAAGTACTGATACCTGCAGCTTGCTCAGTCCTCTTTCATAAAAAGATTTAAGTAAccactttttcttcaaaaagggGTGAAAAATACAGCTAGAGATACAGTGGAATACAGGtaaatatgaaaagaaattaacttATAAATACTCAAATATAATTGCATGGCATGAATTTTATGCTCCTAAAATCCTCAAGTAAAACAAGGAGCTCTGTGTGAATATCAAACACCTGTAGCTCGATTTGCAAGCTTTTAGAGACTGTAGCCATGAGAAATTTGGAGCACGGTGCTGTTGCCTGTATTACATTCACACTGAGGGCAAACAATCCAATTGCTGAGAATCATATGACCACAAATAGTCTCCATTATTCAGCAACTGGCCAAACTAATCAATGCCTGGACATATTCCAGCTCACCATGGGCAACACAAGGTCATACAAAACTGATTTGGTAATAGAGGCTGTATTTCTAAGCCGGGGACAGAAAAGCATCCCAATTTCTCTCCATGCCTCatgtggagctcctggattttaTTCTTGAGGAAACTAAAAGTTAACTATCTGGTCTATGGTATGAACTATCCAAAACCcaactattttctttttaagcaatATTTCCTCTGTCTGGTAGTAGTACATTAAAAATCTGCCTTTTGCTTTGATCCAGACTCCAGCCAAATCAAGGAAATCTCCATTAGCTTCTGTGAGATTTTGGAAGGCCATTAAGAGTGACTCAGTGTTCAAAAGCTCTGGAAGCCCAGCAACTTCCCACCCAATTTAGTGAGAGCTGCTCAATGTCCAGTGCTTTGTAAATACAGGGATTTGTGCAGGGATCCAAATTCatggaattcccattttttaaacTTGTCTACAGCTGTTCCTAACCTCTCACCTAAGCTTTCAAAGCCCGCATTTAAAATACCAAAATCTTTATCAATGTGAATCTAAAAGCTGATCCTGACTGAATTGCTGAAGGATGATCAGGCTCTACATAAGCACTTATCTTTAAGTCAGTAAACTTGAGGACAATACTCTATGTCAACTTTTTCCAGCATAGTTTCGCAAAATCCCAGTGAGTTGTGTGGAAGCACAGCAGAAGTCTCCTTACCTGTCGAGGTGAGACATGACTGTCTTTGAAGCATCAGCCCCAGCTTCCTGCAGAATGCGGATAATCTGGAAAGGTGAGTCACTGTTCCTGCCAGGATGGATGATAACAGGGCACCCAAGCTGGGACTGAGCCTGTGCTGTTGCCTGAAGCACTCTGTGTTCACTCGGAGTCAAAGGCCAGGAGCAACCTATTTCTCCAACCACACCACACTTGATATTAGTCCCATCTGCTCCTTTGAGTACCTCATCAACAATAATCCCTGCCAGCTAGAGAACAGTAAAATGAGATTTTTGGTTATTAATACTATTTGTGTTAAATAGCATCAGATTTGGCCTATGGACACTGGGCTAGTTATACTCCCAAGGTCTTTctgaatttatttaattaaCAGCTGCGTGTGTGAAAACACTACAGTTAAAATCTGGTTTCTGTCAATTAATGTTATGCCAGCCATTCACTAAGAccaaaataaacacagaagCAAATCAGTTTAACAGTATCCACTCATACATTTGTCCAGGTTTGCCAAGAAAGCTGGTCTACATGTAATTTGAACTCTGATTTAGGCAGAGATTAAATTTTCTTTAACAAAAAAGGTTAGTTGATTCCAAAACCTTTGCCTTGCACTCCTGAATTGGCTCCAGACATAACTCAATGCAATTTTTTGCAAAACAAGGGATCAGAGAATAAGGAAACCTTGTCATTCAGATAGGAAAGGGAGAAACTCTGGCAAGCATCCTGAAGAGACAAGTTTAAGGCAAAACCTGTTTATGGGAATGCCAATGTAAAACAACAGGAGCTCTGCTGACTTCAGAACTACAAAAACAAAGCTCATTTGACAAATTCACAGGATCAAAATTAGCCTGCTTTAGAACATCCATAAACAAAAATATCAGAATCTCTTAATAAAACTAGTTTGCCATGAAAGCTTTCGTTTTTCTTTCCCGGAACAGGCCATATATCTTAAGCACACATTCAAAATTGAGAGCACAAAATGGTACTGATGATAGCCTACCTTCTAagtgctgagtacaggaaaTCTGTGGGTCTCCCATCAGCCCACTAAACACAGAAGGGAAACCTTTGCCTTGAGAAATCTATTTGCATCTATTCTATTTGCATCTATTTGTATTTCAAGCAATGGAAGAACACTTAGGAAAAGCAGTACTGTAGTGTAGTTTGGGCCAGTTTGGGTCCAGTTTTGTTGGCAGCACTGCTCAAGTTTTGaccacagatttttaaaattaatttgactCATTTGTAAATGGTGACAGactaaaaaaaattttctcaGCTCTATTCATACACATTCACAGCCTCCTACCTTGGAGAGTTCCATTCCCTCTTATCACCACATTTTCTTAATAAAAGatgaatatttattattatagGAGTATCTGGAGACCTCAGTTATTATTAACACATTGTCTTAGTCACTGTACAAACAGCCTGATGTAGACCATGCCCTGAAAAGCCTGGACAAATGACAGAGAGCTATAACACACAGCCTGAGCAGAGCAATAATTTACAACTGTCCTATAAATATTGCAATTATTTATGATTTTTACAAGAATGCTGGGTAAACTCACTGGGAAGCAATTAGCCAGAAAAAGTGACAAAAGACGTAGCCAGGATAAACTCCTTccttaaaaaatagtaaaaaactCAAGATAATTGGTGGTGTACCACATGTCCACATATGAAATACTGGATTTTCCTCTTACTGTTGCATTATAACAAACCCCTCAGAGAAAATGGAGCTTAAGAACTGGAAATTCTGACAGATAACCCAAGCGCAGGCAagcagtgctgctccagctATTACACACAAGCAGTAATGCTGATCCTGTTTTCTACACGGAGAACCTCTTTATTTCATCTATTTTACTGGAACCTCTCTCCAACTTTGGCTTACCAGAGATAATTCACAGGACAGAGACACTGAAGCAATGGTTAAGACTTACCTGCTCCACTGTCATGGCCTGTGTTTGAGAAGAATGAGTGGAATCCACATAAAACCCAGCACCAGCAATAATATGAACTCCAGTTTCTTCAGCAAGTTTCTTCAAAGTATTCACATCCCGGCCAATTCCTGTAGTTGTGTTTTCCACAATCGTCCTACCACCTGCTGCTTTAAattgcagcagctcctctctcacAGCATCTGTTTCCTGATACAAAAGAAGGTTTTCTTTATGGCTGTAGGGATTTTGCTTAATCCAAAACAAGTTCTTCATCTCAATGGGCCCATTAGACAAAGGCTCTTGGCCTGGAGAAGGTGgacaaaagcagctgctgtagTTCATTGTCAAATGTTCGTGAGTTAATGTGTAGCCAAGACAGTCCGGCTCCACCAGGCCCAAGACAGTCTGCACTTTTCCACTCAAGGAAGGCATTTTTCTttaacaaaggggaaaaaaaatcagctcctAAAGGAGTctgggaaggaagaagaaaggaaataaaaacatttcagaaagagCAGTGCTTTCTCAGGCAGTTTCTAGAATCTCTTGCACATGTACCTACACTCTGTGTGTGTTCACTGGGACGTTCCCAAAAGCTGTTTGCAGCAGGGTGGTTAACACGAAAAACAAGGCATTTATTTTAACCaactgtacttgtatcagtactCCAGCAACATAAACACATCATATTTCAGTACCTGGAAATTGTAATCATTTATTGTGCTGCAGTTAGTATCACATTAAGACAAATGTTTCCTATTTAATAACAACCACTGTATGTCATTTAGGATTCTTTGCTCTTCAGCAGCTGTCGAATTTTATCAGCTTCAGCCACCAGATGAACACACTTGGCACCAAGGCTGAATATTCCTTACTGGTATGTTCAGTATATTTATCTGTGGCCTCCAAAGACTCAATGTCCCCCCCACATGCTGAGGAAGCTGTCTGTGTTTGGGCACCTTGTCTACCCCCCTCTACGTGGAATGCAGGAGTAGGGGTGATAATCTGCTCCTCTGgctacagcagggctcaggtTCTCCTGACAGTTGCGCTCCGGAGGTCTGGAACAGCCCAGGACCACTCCTCTAAGGCTGACAACAGTCACCAAAGATACAGCACAGCCCACAAACAGTGGTGGAGAAGCCGAAGTGCTTCACTGGCCAAGTATTTTAGCAGTGAAGAACAGACCTTAATGTAACAATTTATATACAGCTCAGCATCTCAGAcacttttaaattcatttttaacACAAATGAAACAATGTTACTTCTCAAAACTTCAAATGAGCAGTGACAAAGACAAACACTGAGGTTACAGTCTGCAACTGGTTCATGCTGAAGGCCCTGTGCCAGTTTGGCCTGACTCACTGCAGGTTAGAATTAACTGCAGCTCTCCCCAttgggattttaatttttttccttttggtagTGGGGGTAGTCCTGACTAACCAGTTCATGTTAGATCTCCCTGATGCTAGTCACAAAGGCTTGAGGATATATAGTTAAAATCCCTACACAACCAAAATCATCAGTTATGAAACAAAATACATGTTTAATCATGTCCAGAGGAAAAGACTAACTAGAGCATGCATTATTGATTAAAGAGAGAGAGGTCTTTCCCATTTTTGCCTCCCTTTTAGTGAATAATGTCATAAACATGGGTTTGTTACTGGTAAAGCcctcagaggatattttccttttaactgCTAAGGTTAATCTACCAGGATGACAGAAAAACTGAAATCTGAAGGGCACTGAACTCTACATATCAAAGGGCACAGGAACATCAAGATCTCTTTGGGGATACTTTGATCTCATGAGAAGCAGTCACTGCCAGAGCATCAATGCACAAAAGTGACCCAGCCCCCAGAAAAGGCAGCTATTGCCTGCCTGGTGAAGTCCATAGTGCTGGTGCTCACTGTAATAAGAAGAGCTGGCCATCCgtaaaaaagagaaatgacTGACTGACTATGTTTACTTGCCTTGTATACAAGTAGACTTAGGAAGAACTGTTCTTTTAGGAATTTCTTTCCTGAACTAGCACGTTAACTTGTCTGAGAAGGTAGAAGAATAATTACTCTCATAGAACAGACTGAATCAGCTGGCTATTAATCAGCTGGCTGATTAATagaacaatttatttttcttccaaacaaATTAAGAAGTGCATGatttcagaaaataatattcttGAGCAAATAATTCAAAGCAAAATACCTGTCTTAGTCAGAAACTGCTCCTAGCTGCAATTCAATTAAGCAGTCGTTAATTCCATCCTTGAAGAAGGCTGGTGCTCTATATAGAGCAACCCACTATTTTGGAGAAAGTTCAGTGATCTGAGTCATTCTTATATGCACAGCAAAGCAACTGACATAATTCTAAGCATTacctttgctttatttctttatctttttttttttttaatgttaaatatCTATGCTCTGGCATTCAGTAAAACCCTGACAGCAAAGAGTGATAACTACCCTCTGTATTGGATTCACACTTCTCTTTCCCCATGTTCACTGACAATTTTCCAATCCATTTATTAAGTTAACAAACCAAACCTATGTACAATTAAATATAcaagtatttaatttcttttgataAAGCTTGACACAAATCAATTACAGTCTGTTTCCTTAACAATCTTACACTTCAGCCGCTTAGTTATTTAATACTGCAGTTACTCAAAAAGGCCACTCTAATCAACTGTGAATTTTTGCTTGCTTTCAGATTATCACTTTGAAGAAAAGTTGACTTTCAGCATTTGTTCCCACCAATTTCTTTTTGACACAGTTAATTTAGATTACCCTCAATTAATCTGGCCTGCCCATTGTGAAGACCTGATGGCTGCTCATGTGAGATCTTCTTATAGCCTGAGGCTGTTGTCTTGTGATTTGTAACAGCAGGAAACATCTAAAATTACCAATTCCCGTGCCAGGTTTCTCTTGTAGCAGACACAACCTGTTGATTTTTAAACTCTAGATTTCAGATTATAGCTCACATACAGAATTTACAGAACCTTCTGACTGAGGCCAAggatttttataaatataagaAGCATCACAAGAAATGGAAACTGACACAAAGAGCATTTAAAGTAGGCCTAACTTTATCTTcatgaaaaatatattaacGCCTGTTCCAGCTTACTAACACAGTTTTAGAAACCCACCACTCTTAATAAaagaattataaaaaaaaaagacagtcaGTAATCCGTGACTGGAATTATTTTTGAAACCACTATCCTGATATCTTCCCTACTGTCATTCACATAAACAGTCTACTCTGATTATGCTATGATACATTATTCCTAATAAGATTCACTTGATGGAATCAGAATTtaattaagtatttttaaaacagaatttaggTGCAAATAGCTTTTAAATGGAAGAAGGATTCATATTTAATTTAAGTATGCATATGTTACTACAGAAATCAACATTTGTGTGCTTTTCTTGTGACTTGCATGCCACGTTTTACACAGAACTTTCTTCTGAAAAAGTTGCTTCTTTCATACACCAAGAACTGCATTCATACCACCCCATTTAGCCATTTAAATGAGGTATGTCTACTACAGAACAATAATCTAGACCATTTTCATAGTGGAGATGGAAGAACGTTATCTGTAGTCAACTCATCCAGCTTATTTTGGATGCTTGTAATAGGACAGGACAAGTCACTTTCTGTAATGTTATCCTCCTTCTATGGACTAAGGAGCAAGCCAAGAAACAATTCAGGACAAGACAAATATATTTCAGATTGTTCTAGATAAGACATCTGAATTACATTTTCTTAATCTTAACCCAGTCGGAGGTTAGGGGGAAAGGTGCTGATTCCTATAACAGAAGATAAACA
This genomic interval from Aphelocoma coerulescens isolate FSJ_1873_10779 chromosome 2, UR_Acoe_1.0, whole genome shotgun sequence contains the following:
- the PTER gene encoding phosphotriesterase-related protein isoform X1 is translated as MPSLSGKVQTVLGLVEPDCLGYTLTHEHLTMNYSSCFCPPSPGQEPLSNGPIEMKNLFWIKQNPYSHKENLLLYQETDAVREELLQFKAAGGRTIVENTTTGIGRDVNTLKKLAEETGVHIIAGAGFYVDSTHSSQTQAMTVEQLAGIIVDEVLKGADGTNIKCGVVGEIGCSWPLTPSEHRVLQATAQAQSQLGCPVIIHPGRNSDSPFQIIRILQEAGADASKTVMSHLDRTIFDTKELLEFAKLGCYLEYDLFGTEFLHYQFHPDIDMPSDNERIARIRMLIDEGYEDRILMAHDVHTKNRLMKYGGHGYSHIFKNIVPKMLIRGISQDKIDKILLANPKQWLTFK
- the PTER gene encoding phosphotriesterase-related protein isoform X2 — its product is MPSLSGKVQTVLGLVEPDCLGYTLTHEHLTMNYSSCFCPPSPGQEPLSNGPIEMKNLFWIKQNPYSHKENLLLYQETDAVREELLQFKAAGGRTIVENTTTGIGRDVNTLKKLAEETGVHIIAGAGFYVDSTHSSQTQAMTVEQLAGIIVDEVLKGADGTNIKCGVVGEIGCSWPLTPSEHRVLQATAQAQSQLGCPVIIHPGRNSDSPFQIIRILQEAGADASKTVMSHLDRLSVERVNDIKRPYLIQRNFSSLLNLDVTWSMTYLVQNSFITSSIRILTCQATMKELQGFVC